One Vespa velutina chromosome 9, iVesVel2.1, whole genome shotgun sequence DNA segment encodes these proteins:
- the LOC124951497 gene encoding galactose mutarotase-like isoform X3, whose product MDSYGCGCKNVIIIEGIFGEIYPDLSCYKGEDLKYNQESFESLIEDSNEGFNELKPIIVKSYTMINNNRMEVTVITWGASIVSLKCPDKFGHSTDVVLGFDDLKSYMNPVLNPFIGCVLGRCANRIRNGCFSIKDKDYELTKNDNNHHLHGGANGFGRQIWNSHIDDCSVVMSYLSEDGEEGYPGAVLATVRFKLTPDNKLEIHMRATTSKSTIINMSHGSLFNLAGHDAGEVELRKHKILLNCDRWTFSDYSDSIPTGAIRGVGGTIMDLRIPRILGEYMDVLEVYSNQPGLQFYTGGRLLQQFTPSTFVTYDHCVHQQKLKTDEDINNYLSTNEENKENGEELLTPDVKPLQFLTGKKGAHYKKNCAFSIQPQNYPNAINYVCKCLYDDTIIYFTIMTNTFFIFIFIVMINIFFFQAHFPCAILYPGQVYCHDLTYKFGIQLANYM is encoded by the exons atggaTTCTTATGGCTGCGGatgtaaaaatgttattatcataGAAGGAATATTTGGAGAAATTTATCCtg ATTTATCATGTTACAAAGGAGaggatttgaaatataatcaaGAATCTTTTGAATCTCTAATCGAAGATAGTAATGAAGGTTTCAATGAATTAAAGCCTATAATTGTTAAATCTTATAccatgataaataataatcgaatggAAGTTACTGTTATCACATGGGGTGCATCTATTGTATCTCTTAAATGTCCTGATAAATTTGGTCATAGTACAGATGTTGTTCTTGGTTTTGATGATTTAAAAA gTTACATGAATCCTGTACTTAATCCATTTATCGGATGTGTATTAGGCAGATGTGCAAATCGTATTAGAAATGGTTGTTTTagtattaaagataaagattatgaattaactaagaatgataataaccatcaTTTACATGGAGGG GCAAATGGATTTGGTCGACAAATTTGGAACTCACATATTGATGACTGTTCTGTTGTTATGAGTTATTTAAGCGAAGATGGAGAAGAAGGATATCCAGGTGCAGTCTTAGCTACAGTCAGATTCAAATTAACACCTGATAATAAATTGGAAATACATATGCGTGCAACAACATCTAAatcaactataataaatatgtcacATGGTTCTTTGTTTAATCTTGCTGGACat gatGCTGGTGAAGTagaattaagaaaacataaaatattgttgAACTGTGATCGCTGGACTTTTTCAGATTACTCAGATTCTATACCAACAGGAGCTATCAGAGGAGTAGGTGGAACAATTATGGATCTTCGTATACCAAGAATTTTGGGAGAATATATGga tGTTCTAGAAGTCTACTCAAATCAGCCTGGTCTTCAATTTTATACTGGTGGGCGTTTGTTACAACAATTTACTCCTTCCACATTTGTAACATATGATCATTGCGTACATCAACAAAAg tTAAAGACAGatgaagatattaacaattatttgagtacaaatgaagaaaataaagaaaatggagaGGAATTGTTAACACCTGATGTAAAACCACTTCAGTTTCTtacaggaaaaaaaggagcacattataaaaagaattgtgCTTTTAGCATTCAACCTCAGAATTATCCAAATGctattaattatgtatgtaaatgtTTATATGATGATACTATAATCTATTTTACTATAATgacaaatacattttttatttttatttttattgttatgataaatatatttttttttcaggcaCATTTTCCATGTGCAATTCTGTATCCAGGTCAAGTTTATTGTCATGATCTCACATATAAGTTTGGAATACAACTTGCTaattatatgtag
- the LOC124951497 gene encoding galactose mutarotase-like isoform X1, whose protein sequence is MDSYGCGCKNVIIIEGIFGEIYPDLSCYKGEDLKYNQESFESLIEDSNEGFNELKPIIVKSYTMINNNRMEVTVITWGASIVSLKCPDKFGHSTDVVLGFDDLKSYMNPVLNPFIGCVLGRCANRIRNGCFSIKDKDYELTKNDNNHHLHGGANGFGRQIWNSHIDDCSVVMSYLSEDGEEGYPGAVLATVRFKLTPDNKLEIHMRATTSKSTIINMSHGSLFNLAGHDAGEVELRKHKILLNCDRWTFSDYSDSIPTGAIRGVGGTIMDLRIPRILGEYMEKVPPGEGFDHNFCVTKNWQSDSSFVARALHMKSGRVLEVYSNQPGLQFYTGGRLLQQFTPSTFVTYDHCVHQQKLKTDEDINNYLSTNEENKENGEELLTPDVKPLQFLTGKKGAHYKKNCAFSIQPQNYPNAINYVCKCLYDDTIIYFTIMTNTFFIFIFIVMINIFFFQAHFPCAILYPGQVYCHDLTYKFGIQLANYM, encoded by the exons atggaTTCTTATGGCTGCGGatgtaaaaatgttattatcataGAAGGAATATTTGGAGAAATTTATCCtg ATTTATCATGTTACAAAGGAGaggatttgaaatataatcaaGAATCTTTTGAATCTCTAATCGAAGATAGTAATGAAGGTTTCAATGAATTAAAGCCTATAATTGTTAAATCTTATAccatgataaataataatcgaatggAAGTTACTGTTATCACATGGGGTGCATCTATTGTATCTCTTAAATGTCCTGATAAATTTGGTCATAGTACAGATGTTGTTCTTGGTTTTGATGATTTAAAAA gTTACATGAATCCTGTACTTAATCCATTTATCGGATGTGTATTAGGCAGATGTGCAAATCGTATTAGAAATGGTTGTTTTagtattaaagataaagattatgaattaactaagaatgataataaccatcaTTTACATGGAGGG GCAAATGGATTTGGTCGACAAATTTGGAACTCACATATTGATGACTGTTCTGTTGTTATGAGTTATTTAAGCGAAGATGGAGAAGAAGGATATCCAGGTGCAGTCTTAGCTACAGTCAGATTCAAATTAACACCTGATAATAAATTGGAAATACATATGCGTGCAACAACATCTAAatcaactataataaatatgtcacATGGTTCTTTGTTTAATCTTGCTGGACat gatGCTGGTGAAGTagaattaagaaaacataaaatattgttgAACTGTGATCGCTGGACTTTTTCAGATTACTCAGATTCTATACCAACAGGAGCTATCAGAGGAGTAGGTGGAACAATTATGGATCTTCGTATACCAAGAATTTTGGGAGAATATATGgagaaa GTTCCTCCAGGAGAAGGTTTTGATCACAACTTTTGTGTAACAAAAAATTGGCAATCTGATAGTTCATTCGTTGCTCGGGCATTACATATGAAATCCGGACG tGTTCTAGAAGTCTACTCAAATCAGCCTGGTCTTCAATTTTATACTGGTGGGCGTTTGTTACAACAATTTACTCCTTCCACATTTGTAACATATGATCATTGCGTACATCAACAAAAg tTAAAGACAGatgaagatattaacaattatttgagtacaaatgaagaaaataaagaaaatggagaGGAATTGTTAACACCTGATGTAAAACCACTTCAGTTTCTtacaggaaaaaaaggagcacattataaaaagaattgtgCTTTTAGCATTCAACCTCAGAATTATCCAAATGctattaattatgtatgtaaatgtTTATATGATGATACTATAATCTATTTTACTATAATgacaaatacattttttatttttatttttattgttatgataaatatatttttttttcaggcaCATTTTCCATGTGCAATTCTGTATCCAGGTCAAGTTTATTGTCATGATCTCACATATAAGTTTGGAATACAACTTGCTaattatatgtag
- the LOC124951497 gene encoding galactose mutarotase-like isoform X2 yields the protein MDSYGCGCKNVIIIEGIFGEIYPDLSCYKGEDLKYNQESFESLIEDSNEGFNELKPIIVKSYTMINNNRMEVTVITWGASIVSLKCPDKFGHSTDVVLGFDDLKSYMNPVLNPFIGCVLGRCANRIRNGCFSIKDKDYELTKNDNNHHLHGGANGFGRQIWNSHIDDCSVVMSYLSEDGEEGYPGAVLATVRFKLTPDNKLEIHMRATTSKSTIINMSHGSLFNLAGHDAGEVELRKHKILLNCDRWTFSDYSDSIPTGAIRGVGGTIMDLRIPRILGEYMEKVPPGEGFDHNFCVTKNWQSDSSFVARALHMKSGRVLEVYSNQPGLQFYTGGRLLQQFTPSTFVTYDHCVHQQKLKTDEDINNYLSTNEENKENGEELLTPDVKPLQFLTGKKGAHYKKNCAFSIQPQNYPNAINYAHFPCAILYPGQVYCHDLTYKFGIQLANYM from the exons atggaTTCTTATGGCTGCGGatgtaaaaatgttattatcataGAAGGAATATTTGGAGAAATTTATCCtg ATTTATCATGTTACAAAGGAGaggatttgaaatataatcaaGAATCTTTTGAATCTCTAATCGAAGATAGTAATGAAGGTTTCAATGAATTAAAGCCTATAATTGTTAAATCTTATAccatgataaataataatcgaatggAAGTTACTGTTATCACATGGGGTGCATCTATTGTATCTCTTAAATGTCCTGATAAATTTGGTCATAGTACAGATGTTGTTCTTGGTTTTGATGATTTAAAAA gTTACATGAATCCTGTACTTAATCCATTTATCGGATGTGTATTAGGCAGATGTGCAAATCGTATTAGAAATGGTTGTTTTagtattaaagataaagattatgaattaactaagaatgataataaccatcaTTTACATGGAGGG GCAAATGGATTTGGTCGACAAATTTGGAACTCACATATTGATGACTGTTCTGTTGTTATGAGTTATTTAAGCGAAGATGGAGAAGAAGGATATCCAGGTGCAGTCTTAGCTACAGTCAGATTCAAATTAACACCTGATAATAAATTGGAAATACATATGCGTGCAACAACATCTAAatcaactataataaatatgtcacATGGTTCTTTGTTTAATCTTGCTGGACat gatGCTGGTGAAGTagaattaagaaaacataaaatattgttgAACTGTGATCGCTGGACTTTTTCAGATTACTCAGATTCTATACCAACAGGAGCTATCAGAGGAGTAGGTGGAACAATTATGGATCTTCGTATACCAAGAATTTTGGGAGAATATATGgagaaa GTTCCTCCAGGAGAAGGTTTTGATCACAACTTTTGTGTAACAAAAAATTGGCAATCTGATAGTTCATTCGTTGCTCGGGCATTACATATGAAATCCGGACG tGTTCTAGAAGTCTACTCAAATCAGCCTGGTCTTCAATTTTATACTGGTGGGCGTTTGTTACAACAATTTACTCCTTCCACATTTGTAACATATGATCATTGCGTACATCAACAAAAg tTAAAGACAGatgaagatattaacaattatttgagtacaaatgaagaaaataaagaaaatggagaGGAATTGTTAACACCTGATGTAAAACCACTTCAGTTTCTtacaggaaaaaaaggagcacattataaaaagaattgtgCTTTTAGCATTCAACCTCAGAATTATCCAAATGctattaattat gcaCATTTTCCATGTGCAATTCTGTATCCAGGTCAAGTTTATTGTCATGATCTCACATATAAGTTTGGAATACAACTTGCTaattatatgtag